Proteins from a single region of Stutzerimonas stutzeri:
- a CDS encoding superoxide dismutase, translated as MAFELPPLPYEKNALEPHMSAETLEFHHDKHHATYVTNLNNLVPGTEFEGKDLESIIKTSSGGIFNNAAQVWNHTFFWNCLAPNAGGQPTGALADAINASFGSFDKFKEEFTKTAIGTFGSGWAWLVKKSDGSLGLASTIGAGNPMTAGDKPLLTCDVWEHAYYIDYRNARPKFVEAFWNLVNWDFVAKNFAG; from the coding sequence ATGGCTTTCGAATTGCCGCCGCTGCCATACGAAAAGAATGCTCTCGAGCCGCACATGTCCGCCGAGACGCTCGAGTTCCACCACGACAAGCATCACGCTACCTACGTCACCAACCTGAACAACCTGGTCCCGGGCACCGAGTTCGAAGGCAAGGACCTGGAAAGCATCATCAAGACCTCCTCCGGCGGCATCTTCAACAACGCCGCTCAGGTCTGGAACCACACCTTCTTCTGGAATTGCCTGGCGCCGAACGCCGGCGGCCAGCCGACTGGTGCGCTGGCTGATGCCATCAACGCGTCCTTCGGCTCCTTCGACAAGTTCAAGGAAGAGTTCACCAAGACCGCTATCGGTACCTTCGGCTCCGGCTGGGCGTGGCTGGTCAAGAAGTCCGACGGCAGCCTCGGTCTGGCGAGCACCATCGGTGCCGGCAACCCGATGACTGCAGGCGACAAGCCGCTGCTGACCTGTGACGTTTGGGAGCACGCCTATTACATCGATTACCGCAATGCTCGTCCGAAATTCGTCGAAGCGTTCTGGAACCTGGTGAACTGGGACTTCGTCGCGAAGAACTTCGCAGGCTAA
- a CDS encoding spermidine synthase produces MKRFVLLDTAAIPGNGGALCLFEYGDDFVIKIQGGNGNQLMNTRTHGSEDALAEIPCKRVAARPQVRVLIGGLGMGFTLASALRQLDQDAEVLVAELVPGVIEWNRGALGAKSGHPLNDPRAQVLNQDVAELLQNQPRGFDAIMLDVDNGPEGLTQKSNSWLYSLEGLKACASALRPAGVLAVWSASADRAFSEKLAKAGFKAEEVQVFAHGNRGTRHTIWIAEKRKR; encoded by the coding sequence ATGAAACGCTTCGTACTACTTGATACCGCCGCCATCCCAGGCAATGGCGGCGCCCTGTGCTTGTTTGAATACGGCGATGATTTCGTCATCAAGATACAAGGCGGCAACGGCAATCAGCTGATGAACACGCGCACTCACGGCTCAGAGGATGCGCTGGCCGAAATCCCCTGCAAACGGGTCGCCGCACGCCCCCAGGTACGTGTGCTGATTGGCGGCCTGGGCATGGGCTTCACACTCGCCTCGGCGCTGCGCCAGCTTGACCAGGACGCCGAGGTGTTAGTCGCCGAACTGGTGCCCGGCGTTATCGAGTGGAATCGCGGGGCGCTTGGCGCCAAGTCCGGGCACCCCTTGAACGATCCACGCGCGCAGGTGCTGAATCAGGATGTCGCCGAGCTGCTGCAGAACCAGCCCCGAGGCTTCGATGCAATCATGCTGGATGTCGATAACGGGCCGGAGGGCCTGACGCAAAAGAGCAACAGCTGGCTCTATTCGCTCGAAGGGCTCAAAGCCTGCGCCAGCGCATTACGTCCGGCCGGCGTACTCGCCGTATGGTCGGCCAGCGCCGACCGTGCTTTCTCCGAGAAACTTGCCAAGGCGGGGTTCAAAGCCGAAGAAGTGCAGGTGTTTGCCCATGGCAATCGCGGCACCCGGCATACCATCTGGATCGCCGAGAAACGCAAGCGCTAA
- a CDS encoding putative bifunctional diguanylate cyclase/phosphodiesterase, whose translation MKLEMRNSLSRKLLRVVLLSALAVGLVLSCAQIIFGAYKTRHLIEADAQRILRMTRDPSTQAIYSLDREMGAQVMEGLFQHESIRMASIGHPDEGMLALKIRPPINLPTRWLTDPILGRDQQFSIRLFGKPPYNEYYGELRITLDTAQYGQEFVNDSIVIFIVGILRALTLGFVLFLIYQWLLTRPLTKLIEHLAQINPDRPGEHKLPMIKGHERNELGLWVETANGLLASIEHNMHLRQEAESSLHRMTQYDSLTGLPNRQQLQHQLDHILDEARRLQRRIAVLCLGLDDFKGINEQYSYQTGDCLLQALADRLRSSGARLGALARLGGDQFVLVLSGVEQPYEAAELAQALLDELENPIELDGHQIRLRATIGITLYPEDGDNTEKLLQKAEQTMTLAKSRSRNRYQFYVASIDSEMRARRELEKDLSEALKRNEFHLVYQPQVDYRQNRITGVEALIRWKHPQGKLVPPDLFIPLAEQNGSIIEIGKWVLDQACSQLRQWHAQGYTGLRVAVNLSTVQLRHPDLPAMIGELLQTHHLPAETLELEVTETGLMEDIDAAAYNLHSLRRSGALIAIDDFGTGYSSLSYLKSLPLDKIKIDKSFVQDIGQDEGATIVRAIIQLSKSLGMTVIAEGVETPEQEAYLIAEGCQEGQGYYYSKPLSARDIDLLLRQSQPFDQAVNSELR comes from the coding sequence TTGAAGTTGGAAATGCGCAATAGCCTGTCGCGGAAGCTCCTGCGTGTCGTCCTGCTATCGGCTCTGGCGGTAGGACTGGTGCTCAGCTGTGCGCAGATCATCTTCGGCGCCTATAAAACGCGCCACCTGATCGAAGCCGACGCCCAACGCATCCTGCGCATGACTCGCGACCCGTCAACCCAGGCCATCTACAGCCTCGACCGCGAGATGGGCGCCCAGGTAATGGAAGGTCTGTTCCAGCACGAGTCGATTCGCATGGCCTCCATCGGTCATCCTGACGAAGGCATGCTGGCCCTGAAGATCCGACCTCCGATCAATCTGCCCACCCGCTGGCTGACCGATCCAATTCTCGGTCGTGACCAGCAGTTTTCGATTCGCCTGTTTGGCAAACCACCCTATAACGAGTACTACGGCGAGCTGCGCATCACCCTGGATACCGCTCAGTACGGCCAGGAGTTCGTCAACGATTCCATCGTAATCTTCATCGTCGGCATCCTGCGTGCGCTGACGCTGGGCTTCGTGCTCTTTCTGATCTACCAGTGGCTGCTGACGCGTCCGCTGACCAAGCTCATCGAGCATTTGGCGCAGATCAACCCCGACCGGCCCGGCGAGCACAAGCTGCCGATGATCAAGGGCCACGAACGCAACGAGCTGGGGCTGTGGGTGGAAACCGCCAATGGCCTGCTCGCCTCCATCGAACACAACATGCATTTGCGCCAGGAAGCAGAAAGCAGCCTGCATCGCATGACGCAATACGATTCACTGACCGGCCTACCCAACCGTCAGCAGCTACAACACCAGCTCGACCACATCCTCGACGAAGCGCGACGGCTGCAACGGCGAATCGCCGTGCTTTGCCTGGGGCTCGACGACTTCAAGGGAATCAACGAGCAGTACAGCTACCAAACCGGAGACTGTCTGCTTCAAGCCCTGGCCGATCGTTTGCGAAGCTCGGGTGCCCGCCTGGGTGCACTTGCCCGCCTGGGCGGCGACCAGTTCGTACTGGTGCTGAGCGGCGTCGAACAACCTTACGAGGCTGCGGAGCTGGCGCAGGCACTACTCGACGAACTGGAAAACCCGATAGAGCTCGACGGACACCAGATTCGCCTGCGCGCCACCATTGGGATCACGCTATACCCCGAAGATGGCGACAACACGGAGAAGCTGCTACAGAAGGCCGAGCAGACCATGACGCTGGCCAAGAGTCGCTCGCGCAATCGCTACCAGTTCTACGTCGCCAGCATCGATAGCGAGATGCGCGCCCGTCGAGAGCTGGAAAAGGACCTCAGCGAAGCCCTCAAACGTAACGAATTTCATCTGGTCTACCAGCCGCAGGTGGACTATCGGCAAAACCGCATCACCGGAGTCGAGGCCCTGATTCGCTGGAAGCATCCGCAGGGCAAGCTGGTGCCGCCGGATCTGTTCATTCCGCTGGCAGAGCAAAATGGCAGCATCATCGAGATCGGCAAGTGGGTACTCGATCAGGCCTGTAGCCAGTTGCGTCAATGGCACGCCCAGGGCTATACCGGGCTGCGCGTGGCGGTGAATCTGTCTACCGTACAACTGCGCCATCCAGATCTTCCGGCTATGATCGGCGAGTTGCTGCAGACCCATCACCTGCCCGCCGAAACCCTGGAACTGGAAGTCACCGAAACGGGGTTGATGGAGGACATCGACGCTGCAGCCTATAACCTGCACAGCTTGCGCCGCTCCGGTGCGCTCATCGCAATCGATGACTTCGGTACCGGTTACTCTTCCCTCAGTTACCTGAAAAGTCTGCCGCTGGACAAGATCAAGATCGACAAGAGCTTTGTACAGGACATCGGTCAGGACGAAGGAGCAACCATCGTGCGGGCGATCATTCAGCTCAGCAAGAGCCTTGGCATGACGGTCATCGCTGAAGGGGTCGAAACGCCGGAGCAGGAGGCGTACCTGATTGCCGAAGGTTGTCAGGAAGGCCAGGGTTACTACTACAGCAAACCGCTTTCCGCCCGTGATATCGATCTGCTGCTGCGCCAGTCACAGCCGTTCGATCAAGCAGTCAATTCGGAGCTCCGCTAG
- a CDS encoding GIDE domain-containing protein gives MDLGQLFTFVMAAGLCIGGAWLCIGRWSRARHLLDTPTSRIRSAAQGYVELVGMLRELSVPQPVAPLTGERCLWWRYCIEEYRSNGKRSSWNVLERGTSEAWLRLADATGECLIDPRGAEVHPAFRRVWTGSLRHPRGIAPSGWLGLLTSGRRYRYTEERLHEGEPLYAIGDFRTSGGGRQGLDLQSAKREVIRQWKGDFAGLLQRFDSNGDGQLDDQEWNRVRLAARLEAEDRHRQRSADPEQHRLGRPVEALPFVLSSHGEEVLTRRFYWQAAGGAVMCLIGAVWLATLLGVTAW, from the coding sequence ATGGATCTGGGCCAGCTTTTCACCTTCGTGATGGCCGCCGGGCTCTGCATCGGCGGTGCCTGGCTGTGCATCGGCCGTTGGTCGCGTGCACGTCATCTGCTCGATACCCCGACGTCGCGCATCCGCTCGGCCGCTCAGGGCTATGTCGAACTGGTCGGGATGTTGCGCGAGCTGTCCGTACCGCAGCCGGTAGCGCCGCTGACCGGGGAACGCTGCCTGTGGTGGCGTTACTGCATCGAGGAGTACCGCTCCAACGGCAAGCGCAGCAGTTGGAACGTCCTGGAGCGGGGCACCAGCGAAGCCTGGCTACGCCTGGCCGATGCCACCGGTGAATGCCTGATCGACCCACGTGGTGCCGAGGTTCATCCGGCGTTTCGCCGGGTCTGGACCGGCAGTCTGCGTCACCCCCGTGGTATCGCACCGAGTGGCTGGCTGGGACTGCTCACCAGCGGTAGACGCTACCGTTATACCGAGGAGCGCCTGCACGAGGGTGAGCCGCTTTATGCGATTGGCGACTTCCGTACCAGCGGCGGCGGGCGGCAGGGTCTCGATCTGCAAAGCGCCAAGCGTGAGGTGATCCGCCAGTGGAAAGGCGACTTTGCCGGGCTGCTGCAGCGTTTCGACAGTAATGGCGATGGCCAGCTCGACGATCAGGAATGGAATCGCGTGCGTCTGGCTGCGCGGCTCGAGGCCGAGGACCGGCATCGGCAGCGCAGCGCCGATCCGGAACAGCATCGATTGGGCCGTCCCGTCGAAGCGCTGCCTTTCGTGCTCTCCAGTCACGGTGAGGAGGTCCTCACGCGGCGCTTCTACTGGCAGGCAGCGGGTGGGGCGGTCATGTGCCTGATAGGGGCCGTGTGGTTGGCTACGCTACTGGGTGTGACCGCCTGGTAG